In Candidatus Caldatribacterium sp., the following are encoded in one genomic region:
- a CDS encoding RnfABCDGE type electron transport complex subunit G, giving the protein MSKILRVALALTVVCALAALGLSFVYVVTRGRIAEEAKRELNEALTLVFPEGEEFASLNLTSLGVLPESKEVKFLEVYEAKKGGKREGLVVKVASTGYGGPIVLLVGVSTEEGVITGIKVLEHQETPGLGSNVAEEAFLSQFLGKPLSSSFTVGEDIQAVSGATISSRAVARACAKVAELLREEGK; this is encoded by the coding sequence ATGAGCAAAATCCTGCGCGTTGCCTTAGCACTGACGGTAGTGTGCGCCCTTGCAGCCTTGGGACTTTCTTTCGTGTACGTGGTAACGAGAGGGCGCATTGCTGAAGAGGCTAAAAGAGAGCTCAACGAGGCACTTACTCTCGTTTTCCCTGAGGGCGAAGAGTTTGCCTCCCTGAACCTTACGAGCCTGGGAGTCCTGCCCGAGTCCAAGGAGGTCAAATTCCTCGAGGTGTACGAAGCGAAAAAGGGTGGAAAGCGAGAGGGTCTTGTCGTAAAGGTCGCAAGTACCGGGTACGGAGGCCCCATCGTTCTTCTTGTGGGGGTGAGCACCGAAGAAGGGGTCATCACGGGCATAAAAGTCTTAGAGCACCAGGAGACCCCAGGTCTTGGTTCCAACGTTGCCGAAGAGGCTTTCCTCTCTCAATTCCTCGGGAAACCCCTCTCAAGCTCTTTCACCGTGGGCGAAGACATCCAGGCAGTGAGTGGAGCAACCATCTCAAGTCGCGCCGTCGCCCGAGCGTGCGCTAAGGTTGCGGAACTCTTGCGGGAGGAGGGAAAGTGA
- a CDS encoding electron transport complex subunit E, whose amino-acid sequence MREFWYYFQNGLLGENPVLKLMIGLCSVLAVSVRVENCLGMGAAVIFVLVCSSLVISLIRNFVPNEVRIPIFIVVISTFTTIVDLVMKAYLPPLSKAMGIFIPLIVVNCIIMARAEAFASRKPPLHAVADALGMGVGYTLVITAIGIVREFFGYGEILSHPVLPGSFQGMMAMVLPPGAFLLIGIYIAVLNWSLRRAKR is encoded by the coding sequence ATGCGGGAGTTCTGGTACTACTTCCAGAACGGTCTCTTGGGGGAAAATCCGGTCCTGAAACTCATGATTGGGCTCTGCTCCGTTTTAGCCGTATCGGTGCGGGTGGAGAACTGCCTCGGTATGGGCGCAGCGGTGATTTTTGTTCTCGTCTGCTCAAGCCTTGTCATATCCCTTATCCGTAACTTCGTTCCCAACGAAGTCCGCATCCCCATCTTCATCGTCGTCATTTCCACCTTCACGACCATTGTGGACCTTGTCATGAAGGCGTATCTTCCGCCCCTCTCGAAAGCCATGGGCATCTTCATCCCCCTCATTGTGGTGAACTGCATCATCATGGCCCGGGCGGAGGCCTTCGCTTCACGGAAACCGCCGCTTCATGCTGTTGCCGACGCCTTAGGCATGGGGGTTGGCTACACCCTGGTTATTACTGCCATTGGCATTGTGCGAGAGTTCTTTGGATATGGGGAAATCCTCTCCCATCCTGTTCTTCCCGGGTCCTTCCAGGGCATGATGGCCATGGTTCTTCCTCCTGGGGCATTCCTTCTCATCGGCATCTACATTGCCGTACTCAACTGGTCACTGAGGAGGGCTAAGCGATGA
- a CDS encoding RnfABCDGE type electron transport complex subunit A encodes MNGDILTIFKIIVSAAFVDNIILARYIGLCPYIGMSSSVANSIGMGMAVTFVMVLASIVTWVLWNYALVPLGLEYFRIMVFILVIATLVQLVEILLKKNVPNLYRAMGIYLPLITTNCAILAVTFLGVDYGYTLFQTAVYSISVALGFTVALVLLAGIRERLRLARVPAFWQGYPIVFIATCLLAIAFLGFKGLVK; translated from the coding sequence ATGAACGGAGACATCCTCACCATCTTCAAAATCATCGTGAGCGCTGCTTTCGTCGACAACATCATCCTTGCCCGTTACATTGGTCTTTGCCCCTACATCGGCATGTCCTCAAGCGTTGCTAACTCCATCGGCATGGGCATGGCTGTAACCTTTGTCATGGTCCTTGCATCCATCGTAACCTGGGTTCTTTGGAACTATGCTCTTGTTCCTCTTGGCCTTGAGTACTTCCGCATCATGGTATTCATCCTCGTCATTGCAACCCTGGTGCAACTTGTGGAGATTCTCCTCAAAAAGAATGTTCCGAACCTCTACCGGGCAATGGGCATTTACCTCCCTCTTATTACGACGAACTGTGCCATTCTTGCGGTGACCTTTCTCGGCGTGGATTACGGATACACACTCTTTCAGACCGCGGTCTACAGCATAAGCGTTGCTCTGGGATTCACTGTGGCCCTGGTGCTCCTTGCAGGAATCAGAGAACGCCTGCGCCTGGCAAGGGTTCCGGCGTTCTGGCAGGGGTACCCGATTGTTTTCATAGCCACTTGTCTTCTGGCCATTGCCTTTTTGGGCTTTAAAGGGCTTGTGAAGTAG